From one Streptomyces sp. CA-210063 genomic stretch:
- a CDS encoding lanthionine synthetase C family protein codes for MTTAPPALDTDATLRQSLARGSLGIALLHVERARQGTGSWQTAHQQLTDIGPLLDGNETGLFLGAPAMAYVLHWTTVDSNRYTGALQTLDRIVAAHIQRRLAAAHARIDRGEPTTFAEYDLLRGLTGLGALLLRRAPKGNELKGVLEYLVRLTEPLHTADGRTRLGWWVSHSPVNLTAPASDGHANAGLAHGITGPLALLALAKIRGTTVPGHETAMLRICRWLDQIRVNDHRGTRWPRWITETTPVPPHLAAPSWCYGTPGLARAQQLAALALNDPDRKRMAERALLYCLADPTQLDQLTSRGLCHGLGGLLRVVQRVTQDADEPRAFAHHLPQLSERFLTTEPPTETGFLNGSVGATLAVQNIQEGALPTSDWDACLLLI; via the coding sequence GTGACCACCGCTCCGCCCGCCCTGGACACGGACGCCACCCTCCGGCAGTCCCTCGCCCGAGGCTCCCTCGGCATCGCACTGCTCCACGTCGAACGCGCTCGCCAGGGCACCGGATCCTGGCAGACCGCCCATCAGCAACTCACCGACATCGGACCGCTCTTGGACGGCAATGAGACCGGCCTGTTCCTCGGCGCGCCCGCGATGGCGTACGTGCTGCACTGGACCACCGTCGACAGCAACCGGTACACCGGCGCCCTGCAGACCCTCGACCGAATCGTCGCCGCCCACATCCAACGCCGACTGGCAGCAGCACACGCCCGCATCGACCGCGGCGAGCCGACCACCTTTGCCGAGTACGACCTCCTGCGCGGCCTGACCGGCCTCGGCGCCCTCCTCCTACGCCGCGCCCCCAAAGGCAACGAGCTCAAGGGCGTACTGGAGTATCTGGTGCGCCTGACCGAGCCGCTCCACACCGCCGACGGGCGAACCCGCCTGGGCTGGTGGGTGAGCCACAGCCCCGTCAACCTCACTGCTCCCGCCTCAGACGGCCACGCCAACGCCGGCCTCGCCCACGGCATCACCGGCCCGCTCGCCCTCCTCGCACTCGCCAAAATCCGCGGCACCACCGTGCCCGGCCACGAGACGGCGATGCTGCGGATCTGCCGCTGGCTGGACCAGATACGAGTGAACGACCACCGAGGCACCCGCTGGCCACGCTGGATCACCGAAACCACACCTGTGCCGCCGCACCTGGCCGCCCCCTCCTGGTGCTACGGCACCCCCGGCCTGGCCCGCGCCCAACAGCTCGCCGCCCTCGCCCTGAACGACCCCGACCGCAAACGCATGGCCGAACGAGCACTCCTCTACTGCCTGGCCGACCCCACCCAGCTCGACCAACTCACCAGCCGCGGCCTGTGCCACGGCCTCGGCGGGCTGCTCCGCGTCGTCCAACGCGTCACCCAGGACGCCGACGAACCCCGAGCCTTCGCCCACCACCTGCCACAGCTCAGCGAACGCTTCCTGACCACCGAACCTCCAACCGAGACCGGCTTCCTCAACGGCTCGGTCGGCGCGACCCTCGCAGTCCAGAACATCCAAGAAGGCGCCCTCCCAACCAGCGACTGGGACGCCTGCCTCCTCCTCATCTGA
- a CDS encoding thiopeptide-type bacteriocin biosynthesis protein — protein MLEQAILAVLTGTPLTEAAGRAQTSPEHLAETTERYRDAGRSALDPQLSGWHQVNIEFTDYPTAERTFGAYLLPALRTGPIGAWWFVRKYPWWRLRVQPGPGTRVEDAVAHLTEVLDRALSWGVAMRWWPFLYEPETIAFGGPHGMTLAHTLFHTDSVGVLDYHQHLTHSTSVLPGPKETSLLVTTLMLRAAGLEWGEQGDVWGQVEARRPLPTDVDPDQVSTMVAPVQRLLTLDAGSALTDGPLAPLGNWVTGVERSGQALVDAARAGTLQLGLRGILARHILFHWNRMGFTTRQQAIYSRAARETILGGRESPWPRPFTSLSDNREAPLFHRPR, from the coding sequence ATGCTCGAGCAGGCCATCCTGGCCGTCCTCACCGGCACCCCGCTCACGGAGGCCGCCGGACGAGCGCAGACGTCGCCCGAGCATCTCGCCGAGACCACCGAGCGCTACCGGGACGCCGGCCGGTCGGCACTCGACCCCCAACTCAGCGGCTGGCACCAGGTGAACATCGAGTTCACCGACTACCCCACGGCAGAACGAACCTTCGGCGCCTACCTCCTGCCCGCCTTGCGCACCGGGCCAATCGGAGCGTGGTGGTTCGTGCGCAAGTACCCCTGGTGGCGTCTACGCGTCCAGCCGGGCCCGGGTACACGGGTGGAGGACGCCGTCGCACACCTCACTGAAGTACTCGACAGGGCCCTGTCCTGGGGCGTCGCCATGCGGTGGTGGCCCTTCCTGTACGAGCCGGAAACCATCGCCTTCGGCGGCCCGCACGGCATGACGCTCGCCCACACCCTGTTCCACACCGACAGCGTCGGAGTCCTCGACTACCACCAGCACCTGACCCACAGCACCAGCGTGCTCCCCGGCCCCAAAGAGACCTCCCTCCTCGTCACCACTCTGATGCTGCGGGCCGCCGGGTTGGAGTGGGGCGAACAGGGAGACGTATGGGGGCAGGTCGAAGCACGACGCCCACTGCCCACAGACGTAGACCCCGACCAGGTCAGCACCATGGTGGCCCCGGTACAGCGACTCTTGACGCTCGACGCCGGCTCCGCACTCACCGACGGCCCACTCGCGCCGCTCGGGAACTGGGTGACCGGCGTGGAGCGCTCCGGTCAAGCCCTCGTAGACGCGGCACGCGCGGGCACGCTTCAGCTCGGCCTGCGCGGCATCCTGGCCCGGCACATCCTCTTCCACTGGAATCGGATGGGCTTCACCACCCGCCAACAGGCCATCTACTCCAGAGCAGCCAGGGAGACGATTCTCGGTGGCCGGGAGTCTCCCTGGCCGCGGCCGTTCACCTCACTCAGCGACAACAGGGAGGCCCCGTTGTTCCACAGGCCGAGATAA